Within Rhodopirellula islandica, the genomic segment TCGAAAACCATGTTTTTGTCGCGATCGCGGGCTGCACTGGGAACCTGCCGTTTTGCGAGAACGCGGACATTCACTACGCCCAGTCGGCGGTGCTGACGCCATTGGATGTCACGTTCGCTCGTGAAGGCATTGGGGCCGAAGCGAATCCGAATGTGGAGACCGTCGTGATCTATGACGTTGACCTGGAGTTGCTACGCCGACATCGAGAACAAGGCAGCGTGCAGAACTGGAACGACCGCCGGTTGGACCTGTACAACGTCACCGAGACACCCCCAGTCGAAGGTCCTCAGTAGGCAAGCCGAGGGTCGGATTCAAACGACCGCCCACGCTTGCGTCGAACGGCAGCCTGGCCCGAGTCACCCTCCACAAAACTACAAAAAAGGAGCGCGTACAAATTGAATTGCACACGCTCCTTTTGCTGTGGTTGTCTTTTCAATGGCGGCTTCTTAAACCGAACAATTTCAAAACTCGGCCAGTGCGGAAGCGGATTCGCGATCCCTCACGCAAACGGGCCAAACGGCTCGCATGGTTCTGCCCGATCATTCTTGCTTAGTAGAGCAGGAGCTCAAAACCGGCTTTGAGCACGACTGCGTCATCGAAGCCCATGTTCGCTCCATCCCACGTTGCGTAGTCGGCCAGGTAGTCGATTCCGAGGACGGTGCGACCGGGAATGCCCCACACGCAGATGTCATGTTTGACATCGATGCCGTACGTGGTGGTAAATTTGTTGTTTGAGCCGGTCGTCAGTCCGTCGCTGCTGACGAATTGCCCATCCAGGTCATAGAGCCCGAGACGCAGGTCAACCCAAACGGGGCGACGACCGAATGCAGTTTCCCAACCGGCCACCACGACGGCACCGCGGTAGGAGTTGTCCAGCTCGTTGTCGCTGATCTCTTGCTTCCATTCCATTTGGCTGTAGCCGGTTCCAGCGGACAAATCGTGCACCCCAAAGGTCCACGTGTCACGAAGGATGGCGTCGAAGCCGTACATTTCAGTGTTATCGGAAACGGCGTACGTGACGTTTCCTTCGACGCTGGTTCGGTACCCATCAAAGCGGTGATGACCGCGAATGTCGGTCAGGAAACCAACTGAGTCACCGGAGTCGCCTTGGTAGGTCGGCAGCAGGGGTGCCCAAATCGCTTTGCGACTGGTCAGCTCAGTGCCTTCGACGGCATGGGCGGAGGATGCCGACCAGGTCACGGCAGCGAACCCCACAAGGGCCACGGCAATTCGCAGGATGGATTCGAATCGTGTCTTTGTCATCGCGTCGCTCAGCTTGGCATTGGGAGGATGCACAGGGGCGAACAAACTGCGGCTCATTTGCCGGGGCTTGTTCGAATGACGCGAGGACCGCCTCACGCGTCTGTCTGAGTTGACTTCGGCCGAGAAGCCGCAGTGGCGACGAACAACTTTGTTGATTTGCCTCAAGTCCGAATCAGAAGCGGTTGCGTGATTCGTTTGTCGATATCACAACGGCGACCACGTTTTTCCTCAAGTTGCGGAAACGATGATCGCAGTCGCTGATCCATGGGATGTGTGCGACAACGCGATCACATTGGGCTGGGTCAACGGAGTCGATGAGGCGACGACATTCAAAGGCTCCGGGCAATCCGAAGCATGAGCCACTGGCGGTGCCACGCCTCGTTGGGCGGCAACCACTGCGGCAATGAGGCCCAGCATTCCTGTCGCCGCACCAGTGTGCCCCAGCAATCCGATGGGCAAAGTCACCGGCACACCCGGCAAAGCCTTCGTAATCGCTTCAGCTTCTTGAGCGTCAATCACCGGGTCGCCCATGCCGTGTCCAACCACCAACCCGATGTCGTTGGCCGTCAATCCGGCGTCGGACAAGGCAGCTTGGATGGCAATTTCAATCGCGGCGGATGACCCGCGTCCAGCGTTCTTTTCAGATGAACTGGTGAACTGCCCCGCAGCAAACGCAGCGGAGGGAACAAAACGCGAAGCCATTCCCAGAACCCTGGCGATGGGCTTGCGATTTCCCGACGAGGCAGATTCCCCCGATTCCAAGATCAAGCACGCCGCTCCTTCGCCTCGTACGATTCCCTGAGCGTCTTTTGCGTGAGGGCGACTGCTGCGGCAGACAGGATCCGATGCACCTGTGAGCGGTTGATCTTCGGTGAACATCGTTCGGGTGGTGTTCATCCGCGACCCGGCCGCGGCGGCGACCATGATGTCCGCGATCCCACGACGCAGGTAGCCACAGGATTCCAGGACCGCGTTGGGGCCGGAGACATCGCCGACGGTCAAGGTGTTGTTGGGACCATGCGAATTGACGGCGATCCCAACGTGACAGGCAGGCATGTTGGGCAGGTACTTCAACATCCACAGCGGCGTGATCGACCGCATCGCCGCGTTTCCAAACTTGGAACGATCGATCTCATCGGCTTCGGTTTTGCAGGCCGCAAAGGCGTCGGCGAGTTCCTCGGGATCCCCGTACAGCATTTCACTGCCAAACACAGTCCCAATTCGTTCGACGGCGATGCGTCCCGACTTCTTGGCTAGTTCGGCCGGTTCAGCGGGAAGCAGCGAGGTCAGACCCGCGTCCTCGATCGCCATCTGGGAGGCGGCGAAGGACGTCTGGATTTCGCGGCACATCACCTTCAACGCTTTTCGCGGTTTGACGTACTGCTTGGGGTCAAATTCGGTGATCGGGGCGCCAATCTCGACCGCAGATTCGGGCTGGGTCGGTCCCGAGTGGCCTTCCTCAAACTTGAACCGAGCCGTTGCATTCCGATCGCCCACCGTGGAATCGACCAGTTCGATGACTCCGCTGTTCGCTTGGAGCAGAGATTGCGTGAAGGCTTCCCGCCCCAAACCAATCGATGAAACCACACCGACGCCGGTGATCACGATGTCACTGCGGTTCATGAAAGAATCGGTCAAAACAAGAGAAAACGGGACAAGCGGGTGGCAGCAGTATGATCCGATTGATGGCTTGAAACCAGACCGTGCCTGTCAATCTAGGTCGACAAAATCGATTGGTGCGTCAATGTCCGGATGCAAACTTTGATGAACGGGGCATTTCCGTGCCGCCGCAATCAGTCGATCTCGCATCTCGGGTAGCAATTCCAAACCTGCCGGAAACGCAACCCGAGTTTTGAGGCTGGCAATTCGGCGAACCGGAGTGCTGGCCATTTCCTTTTCGACGCGAATGGTTGTTCCACTCAAGTCAAGCTCGTGCCGATCCGCCACCAATCCCATGATTGTCATCACGCAAGTCCCCAATGCGGTGGCAACCAAATCGGACGGAGAAAATGAGGCACCGCGTCCACCGTTGTCGGTGGGCGCGTCAGTGAGCAGTTGAGTCCCGCTGGGCCCGTGAGTGGCTTCGCAGTGAAGTTGACCTTGATAAACCGCAGTGATTTCAACGGACATGCGTCACTTTTAATCAGAACGAGGAACACGGAGGGAGCAAACGCTCAAAAAAAAACGCGGGCGGAAACAAAGTTCCGCCCGCGAGTTTGGTGGGAAGCTTCCGGTTGTTCAACCGGTCGAGCATCCGCAGGTCAGGCTGGAGCTTCCGCTTCCAGTTCCGCAACCAACTCTTCATTTTCATGCTTGGGAGCTTTGAAGCCGACCAGCAAGATCAGGTAGAGGACTGCCATCGTGCAAGGCACCAAAGCGGTCACACGCAGAGCCATTCGGCTGCCATACAACGTTGCGACTGAAACAGGTTCGCTGTCGACTACCGCGAATTCCTTGTTGGTTTCCCACCAAGTGTATTGCTTTCGCAATTCTTCGTATTTGGGGTCGTCCCAGTCTTCGCCAGCCAATTCCCGGTCCGCTTCGATCGCGGCTCCCGAGTCCTGGATCATCTTGGACTTGGCTCCATCCAGACCGGTGATGGCGGGGAAGACCAAGAACTGGTTCTCATTGGGAGCCTTGACCCGCTCAAACGTTTCCGGAGCGGCTTGTTCCAACTGCTGAGAAGCGTAGTAATCCTGTTTGTAACCAATGCCGGGACCGCCCAACAAACCTGCCGAGAGCATTCCGACGCAGCCCATGATTGCCATGCCGACGGTGGCACTGTTGGGATAACGTTCGCCCAGGACGCCCAACATGGTTGGCCAAAGGAACGTTTTGCCCACGGCGTAAACCGAAGCGGCCAAGAACATGAAGCCAACGTTCGTGCCGATGCTGATCAGGTAGAGACCACAGGCACCGATGACGGCACTGACCAAGAGCAAACCAAGCGACGAAATCCGGTGGACAATGGGGCCAGCGAAGAATCGCAAGATCGTCATCAACAAGGACGTGTAGATGAACAGGGTCGTTCCGGTGCTTTCGCTGTTCAGGATGCTGCCGGTGATCTTATTGATCCAGCTGTCGGTGCCGAGTTCAACGTATCCAACGCAAGCGTGAGCGAGCAGCAAGATCAGGAAGAACGGGCCGATCAGGCGACCAATCATGCCACCGTAAGAGATGTTGCCGCCCTGGGCAGCAGTTTGCGGGAACGTTTCCGTCAAAACGATGAACCCATAGATCAAAACAGGGATCAAGAACGCCGCCATCAAGATTTCCCAAGCGACAATGCTGGAGGCAAACACGATCAGTCCGCCGAGCACCAAACCAGCTGGCCAGCCGGCGTGCAGAATGTTGAGGTAGTGCGTCTTTTGATCAGGGAACAAGGTTGCCGTCAGCGGGTTGATCACCGCCTCGCAAATCCCATTTCCGACCGCAAAAATAAACATCGACCAGTACAGAATGGCGTAGACGGCGTCCTTGCCGCTGGCGTTGAACACCGGCGTCGCCATGAACAACATTGCTGCCGAAACAACGTGACACACAAGTGCCGCCATCAGCAACTTTTTGTATCCGATCACGTCGATCAAGAAGCCTGCGAACAGAATCACGACCCCGAAGCCGACCAAACCACCACCGGTGATCTGTCCGAGTTCCGTCATGGTGAATCCGTATTGGCCAGCCCAGATCCCCAGCAAACCCCCGCGAACCCCAAACCCGATCCCAGCGGCGATGAGGGTTAGAATTCCAGCGATTAGCAGTTTCTTGCGATTGTCCATCGGCATCTCTTGGGAAGATTGTAGGGGGGATTAAACGGCTGTTGACGCCAGGATTGCGGCAGTATAGTTGCATTTCGATTCGCGAGGAATCGGTCTTGAGCGGCATAAAATCAGTCCGCTGCGACTCAGCTGTCGTTCTCGGAGCAAAATCGTTCTGTTCGATTCAAGTTGCCACGTCGAGCACGCCACCGCGCGAGTTCAGGTTCACAGCCAGCGCGCGATCCTCCTGTGGAAGCCTCCGACTCCCCGGCTTTTGCCCAACCGGAACCACCGTTGCGGCCGACACAAGCCGAACGTTTTAACAACCTCTGATTTCTGGGGCTGGAATTGGTCGAAACCATTTGTGACCACCTCCCGACCGATCTCTCCCCGCGTCGTTGTAGGCATCACACTTGGAATGACGTTTGTCGTCGTTGACTCCAAAGCGTTCCGTTCACTGGCACCTCCCATTTGCCACTGAACAACAGGGAACGCGTTCGGGTTGATGACGAGCATCGTCGCAGTGATGCATCGACTCGTGATTTGTCGGAACCACCTCCCTTTCCCGACCGGATCGCCACCGATGACATTATCCGAATCTCTGGAGCAGGACGAACTCTCGCTGCTGAAAAAGAGTCGCCGCAAAACGCCGACACGCCGAAGTGAAGCGGCTCAGTCGCCCTTGGAAACGTACCTTCGCGAAATCAACGAAACCCCGTTGTTGTGCGCCGCGGAAGAACTCGAACTCGCGGCCCGCATCGCTCAAGGCGACGTGATGGCTCGCGACCAAATGGTTCGTGCAAACCTGCGGTTGGTCGTGAACATCTCGCGTGGTTACACGGGCAAAGGTCTCGGACTGCAGGATTTGATCGAAGAGGGGAACCTGGGGTTGTTGCGTGCGGTCGAAGGGTTTGACCCAATCCACGGGACTCGGTTCAGCACCTATGCAAGTTACTGGATCAAGCAGTCCATCAAACGGGCGCTCATCAACTCAGCCAAAACCATTCGCATTCCAGCGTACATGGTGGAGTTGTTGAGCAAGTGGCGCCGAGCGACCGCACGCTTGAACGAAGAACTGGGACGCACGCCAACCAACGAAGAAGTGGCTCGCGTGCTCGGGTTGCCCAAGAAGAAGTTGCCGATCATTCGCAAGGCGATCAAGATCAACAACTCAACGCCGCAAAGCGATCAGACCGAGGCGGGATGGTCGTTGGGCGACATGGTGCAGGACGATCGACTGAAGGCTCCTGACGAGGAGATGCTCGATCACGACATCCTCAAACACGCGATGAGTTTGCTGGGGGACTTGGAAGAACGCGAATCCACCGTTCTGAAGCTGCGGTTTGGGTTGGGCGGCGTCGAACCGATGACGTTGAAAGAAATCGGTGCTGAGCTGGGGCTGACGCGAGAACGAGTTCGCCAGATCGAAACGGAAGCCTTGCGTCGTTTAGCCGATGGGTTGACGGATCCCCGCGATCGCGGTTTCTAAGCAGGTACGCAGGTGTCATCGGGTATGTGAGCCGTTGGCGTTAGCCACGGTTTTCACGCGCAACCGGGGCGAACGCCCAAACGGCTCACATGGTTGTGCCCGATCATTCCAGCCGATCTGCTTAGCAGGGTGTCACGACTTATCTTTAGGCACGACTCATCTTTCGGGTAGTGGACGAGGCCACGAGTCCTGAACTGGCGTCAAATCCAAGGACTCGTGGCCTCGTCCACTACGATCAACCCTCACTTTTAGCTGTGA encodes:
- a CDS encoding beta-ketoacyl-[acyl-carrier-protein] synthase family protein, translated to MNRSDIVITGVGVVSSIGLGREAFTQSLLQANSGVIELVDSTVGDRNATARFKFEEGHSGPTQPESAVEIGAPITEFDPKQYVKPRKALKVMCREIQTSFAASQMAIEDAGLTSLLPAEPAELAKKSGRIAVERIGTVFGSEMLYGDPEELADAFAACKTEADEIDRSKFGNAAMRSITPLWMLKYLPNMPACHVGIAVNSHGPNNTLTVGDVSGPNAVLESCGYLRRGIADIMVAAAAGSRMNTTRTMFTEDQPLTGASDPVCRSSRPHAKDAQGIVRGEGAACLILESGESASSGNRKPIARVLGMASRFVPSAAFAAGQFTSSSEKNAGRGSSAAIEIAIQAALSDAGLTANDIGLVVGHGMGDPVIDAQEAEAITKALPGVPVTLPIGLLGHTGAATGMLGLIAAVVAAQRGVAPPVAHASDCPEPLNVVASSTPLTQPNVIALSHTSHGSATAIIVSAT
- a CDS encoding MFS transporter; the encoded protein is MDNRKKLLIAGILTLIAAGIGFGVRGGLLGIWAGQYGFTMTELGQITGGGLVGFGVVILFAGFLIDVIGYKKLLMAALVCHVVSAAMLFMATPVFNASGKDAVYAILYWSMFIFAVGNGICEAVINPLTATLFPDQKTHYLNILHAGWPAGLVLGGLIVFASSIVAWEILMAAFLIPVLIYGFIVLTETFPQTAAQGGNISYGGMIGRLIGPFFLILLLAHACVGYVELGTDSWINKITGSILNSESTGTTLFIYTSLLMTILRFFAGPIVHRISSLGLLLVSAVIGACGLYLISIGTNVGFMFLAASVYAVGKTFLWPTMLGVLGERYPNSATVGMAIMGCVGMLSAGLLGGPGIGYKQDYYASQQLEQAAPETFERVKAPNENQFLVFPAITGLDGAKSKMIQDSGAAIEADRELAGEDWDDPKYEELRKQYTWWETNKEFAVVDSEPVSVATLYGSRMALRVTALVPCTMAVLYLILLVGFKAPKHENEELVAELEAEAPA
- a CDS encoding sigma-70 family RNA polymerase sigma factor, whose protein sequence is MTLSESLEQDELSLLKKSRRKTPTRRSEAAQSPLETYLREINETPLLCAAEELELAARIAQGDVMARDQMVRANLRLVVNISRGYTGKGLGLQDLIEEGNLGLLRAVEGFDPIHGTRFSTYASYWIKQSIKRALINSAKTIRIPAYMVELLSKWRRATARLNEELGRTPTNEEVARVLGLPKKKLPIIRKAIKINNSTPQSDQTEAGWSLGDMVQDDRLKAPDEEMLDHDILKHAMSLLGDLEERESTVLKLRFGLGGVEPMTLKEIGAELGLTRERVRQIETEALRRLADGLTDPRDRGF
- a CDS encoding OsmC family protein, with product MSVEITAVYQGQLHCEATHGPSGTQLLTDAPTDNGGRGASFSPSDLVATALGTCVMTIMGLVADRHELDLSGTTIRVEKEMASTPVRRIASLKTRVAFPAGLELLPEMRDRLIAAARKCPVHQSLHPDIDAPIDFVDLD